Genomic DNA from Solanum dulcamara chromosome 4, daSolDulc1.2, whole genome shotgun sequence:
CACATTCTTCTACTATGGCGTGATAAATGTGATAAAACATGAGGCAAAACTTTTATCTTGTTCTTGTTGTTTAACATACAGGGTCGACATTATCAACTCGTttccacaatcacccaccatgggAGGGAAGCTTCTAAGGGGCATTACACTGCCGATTGTCTTCACCAGAGTGGGAAGTGGTTGCGGTTTGATGATGCCTCTGTTACTGCTGTCACCACCAGCAAAGTGCTGCATGATCAAGCTTACGTTCTATTCTTTAAACAAGTATAGGCAACCTGCTGTTTTAAACTAATTAGGTACCGGAGCTGGGATAGAAGAAGACATTCTGAAGCCATGGACATTGCAACACTCAGGCTTCTGCAGTGTTGTGCACTCCAGGGTTGTCTCAGATAACTACTGTTTCTACTTACAAGGTCTTCAGGGAAATGAAGCACCCATTGTCATCCATGGAATGTGGTAAATGTATGGAATTTTTGTTACCAGTTTCATTTTGTTCCCTCTTCATCATTGTATTAGGAAATTTTTACTGTTCTGAAGTGAGAGTCGAGGTCTAGATGTTTCTTACTATTCGATAATATATGAGTGTCTCCTTACTTCAGTTATATTATATAGAAACATTGCTTATATTGATAGTGTTTGGAGCTAAGATTTCAATTATTCCATGTTTCACCAGTAACGTATTCTCTTCCATGGAGCTAAGGTCCAAAATGTGAAAGACATTAGTGTTTTCACGACTCTATCACCCAatcaattttatatatatatttatatatgaaaaGTAGCAAACTTAGTACTTGAAAACAATGATGAAGAGTCACAATGTCTTCTTAGACCATaaactttttcttccttttcaatgattttccaaaaaataaagaaaaattgtACAAAGTAATATTTCCTtcatatatagtatatataactAGACAAACTTGATTTTCCATGATAAATGCATCACTTGATTAAATATTGATGATATTAAATTtcagtagaatgaaagagatattCTTTATGTCCCATTTACgtgaaacaattttttttactctTCCACAAAGAGTGTCCCtttttataattgaaaataatttaatttaaattttatatttttatccttaatgtaatgatttatagccacacaaatggtcaatgaattttttagatcataaattttaaaattctttctttcttaaattttagaTCATAATTTGGCATAGAGTACTATTTTATTGATTCTTGTATTACTTTGTAGTCAAAGAGCAAAAGTATAAgcaaaaataagtcaaaaagaTTGTGCTTTCTATATTGTTTCATTGTGTTATTAATTCTCCTAATTGCCCATTTTAATGGTCcctcaaatatttttagttgaactgggaaattaaaattaaaatagtgtTGGATGGATtagttgtattttctttttggaATAAAAAACAAATCATATGAAATTTCTTGGTCCCttttttcatactttttttcctccaaaataaataaataataaagtcaaTTTTCAAACCTTGCCCAACAGACAGCAAAAGAATTGTTTGAAAATTCTTAGAGATGAGTCCTACAATAGAATAAATCTAACTTTAGTAGGGGTGGTAAgatatcttttaatttaagtATAGGGACCAAAGAGAAAAAGTAAGAATTTATAGTTTGGTCCCCCTTTTTTGATATAACATTACGAATGTGTTTGGATACTTTCCTTTGAGTTCAACTAAAGAATTGTTACTTTACTCTTTTTAGGTTTTCATGGTCCAGTCCACAGACCtaaaagcaaaaaataaaaataagaaaataaaaaggctcaccctttttagaacccccccaaaaagagaataagataagaaaattttaaaaattcttgTTATAAGATAATAAACATGCTCACCCTTGTAATGTGTtacttattaaaaatattaataattgaatctataattttaaactcttgaattttttgttGCTGATAAGACCTCGAAATGGTCATATTCAGAAgttcaatattttattttttcttgcaaattatgaaaaagtaGAATTCTAAATTTAGGAGTAAAGAGAGATTATGAAAGTTTGTTGGTTGAGTTGTCAAGAACTCATACTCACACAATGCTTTTGTTAAACTCTCCTTAGTGCCAAGGTTCTTTAGAACTAGGTTTGCTTTTAGGGTCCAATGTATTACAACTTTATGGTTTATTTgtttaaaattgatattttggaACAATTATTTAGTATTCGATAACATGATGAATTCATATTGGTATCGAATAGGGCCATAAAGAATGAGATTTTTTATCAAGCCATTTTtgcattttaaaaattttagatCAAAACTTCTCATTAAGATTGAATGAATCTTATTCATTCCGCCAAGCGCTAGCTACCCGATTTTGTAATTGATTTTGTTGGGTTAAACCTCCTCTTCATGGAAAATCTGTTATATGACCAAATTTCCATAACCATTGTGAGCTCAAAATTAGGAAAAGAAACATAAGAAAAaaacattaataaattattacttACTATATATGTGTAGATATCGAAATTTTGTAGGACTCCACAAAATgagttcaatttcaattagaATTTTTGGAGGCTATTCTATCCTAAACCATAAAAAGTAATATATTCTCTTGAAGAGGCATCTCTAATATTCCgcaaattcatgaaatatttaCACAGATCAATGGagatcaaataaatcaaaagGAGGTCTATATCATCTTAGTTCGAGAAATACGTCACTAACGATCCTCGAATCAAGAAGAAAATAGGGAGAAGAATCAAAGGAGGAGCAGAATTGTACCCGCaccatttataaaaaatattcttgttttttcatattttatttatggttgatttatttttcatatatttaaaatttattgcaaACAATTCTGGCATGCCCAGTAGGACCATATTTGTGCTTCATCTTATGGGTACTTCAAGTCTCGTCTTTGATTTTCATCATGTTTTCACTCCGACAAGTCTTGaagtagggggcatttgtaGACATCGATATTTTATAGGACTCTATAAAATGAGTTCAATCTCAATTAGGATTCTTCGAGGCTACTCTACCCTAAACGCTTATACCTATATAAAGGGTAATATATTGCCTTGAAGAGGCATCTCGATTATTTTGCAAATTCAAGGAATATTCGAAAAGATCAATGGAGATCAAATAAATCTCAAGGAGATCCATATCATCTTAGTTCGAGAAATACGCACTAACGGTCCTCGAatacaacaacccagtgaaatcccacatcgtaggatttggggagggtaaagtgtatgcaaacattactcctaccaaggtaggacagcTGTTtctgagagaccctcggctcaatagaagcataagaagAGATcggataaggctaagaagttcaaagcgatatgagaaagcaaataacgaaagcgacacaaataaaatagagtaatcaaagtacagaaagtaatagataataatagaaatcagagcacaagaaattatagtgcgctaatgcgcctactaatacggaagaataacgagactatgtactagccttttaccctaatatgggtcctccacaccctcctatctaaggtcatgtcctcggtaagctgtaactgcgccatgtcctgtctaatcacctctccccaatatttcttcggcctacccatacctcttctgaaaccatccatggccaacctctcatacctccgcactggggcatctgtgtatctcctcttcacatgcccaaaccatctcagtcgtatttcccgcatcttgtcctccaccgaggccactcatACCTTATTTCGAagagcctcatttctaatcctttCGCTCCTggtatgtccacacatccatctcaacattctcatctcggcaacttttatcttttgaatgtgagagatcttaactggccaaaactctgccccatataacatagccggtctaaccaccactttgtaaaacttgcccttaagttatggtggcaccttcttgtcacatagcacaccgaaagtgagcctctatttcatccaccctgccccaatatgatgtgtgacatcatcatcaatctccctGCTGCCTtgtatgatagacccaaggtacttgaaattacttttcttttggatggcctggtcaccaagcctaacttccgcgccaacctcctgaggtgtcttactgaacttgcactctaggtactatgtcttggtcctactcagcttaaactctttagactctaaggtatgtctccaatccccCAACTTAGCATTAATTCCGCTATgggtctcatcgatcaggactatgtcgtccgcaaaaagcatacaccatgacacctcaccttgaatttatcgcgtcaatccatccatcaccaagacaaataaaaatggactaagagttgatccttgatgtaaccccatcacaactgggaagtgctctgagtcccctcctactactcttaccctggttttgacaccctcatacatgtcatTGATCACCCTACGTCacaggtacatctttagcctccaaacatctccatagtatctctcgtgaaattttatcgtaagccttttctaggtcgatgaataccatatgcaagtccctctttctctccttatactgctccaccaatctcctcataagatggatggcttctgtagttgagcatcccggcataaatccgaactggttctctgaaatagacacacctctcctcaccctcatctccactacTTTTTTCCACAGTtttatagtatggcttagaagcttgatacctctatagttgttgcagctctgaatatcctccttgtttttgtatagagggatcattacgctcgaccttcattcttcgggcatcatttccatcttaaagatgacattaaataacctagtcagccactccaaacctaccgagctcgcgctcttccaaaattctccaaaaatctcGTCAGGttcggtcgctcttccccagcgcatcctacgcacaacacccttaacctcttcgaccataatactcctacaacaccTAAAATCGtgacgcctccctgtatgttccaaatctcccaacacaatctctttgtcccctttttcattcaagagattatggaagtatgactgtcatctctgtttaatgagggtctcctctactaATACTTTTCCAAGTTCATTCTTAATGCACTCCACTTGATCCACATtacgtgcccttctctcccgcgccctggctagcctgaacaattttcgATCCCCGcgtttctcttctagttcagcataaaggcgttcaaaagctgtcatTTTGCCATCGAAATCGCCGatttcgcctccttcctcgttatcttataaagttccctattcgtccacctCTCCACCTCATCTATTCTTTCTATCAATTTTGcttacgccatcttctttgcttccatcttcccttgcacttctccattccaccaccagtcccctcgatgacgactacgactacctgtcgagactccagCACTTTcgttgctacaaccctaatacaactagccgtcctatcccacatactgttcgcatTCCCACTACTATctcaggcccccatatccttcaatttctttcccatctccagggcactaGCCGTAGTCAAACTCCTctatctgatcctaggtcggtcatccccgactctcttcttcctcgtcatcttgatccccaaattcatcaccaagagcttatgtcgagTCGTAAGATTGTCGATCAGAATGACCtgcacaaacctttatcatttttcctaaggagtaaaaaatctatctgagtcctagccaccgaactacggaatgttaccaagtggtcatccttctttgggaaacttgAACTgtctatcaccaacccaaaagctcttgcgaaatccaaaagtaaAACTCCttctccatttctgtccccgaagccaaagcctccatgcacatcatcataccctcccgaaataaacccgatgtgcccattgaaatcccctcccacgaaaagcttttCAGTAGGCGgaatgcctcccactaactcgtccaaatcctcccaaaagtgcctcttatcctcctcgcctaaGCCCGCATGGGGCGCATAaacactaataatgttcaacgtgattCCTTCAACGAcaaccttaatcgacatcatcctatcagtgactctcctaacctccaccacctgattccttaaatcactgtctactaaaatgcctatcccattcctatacttcgatctaccagaAAATCAAAGCTTATAATCGTCTACCTctttagctttagaacctacccatttggtctcttggacacaaactatgttaatcttcctcttctttagaatcttaactagctctatggattttcccgttaacgtcccaatattccaagaacctactctcagtgTAGACGCtcttttaacccacttacccctccttacacTCGTCCCTGTCCCTGTCCCCGTCCTCGTccctgagcgagaacatgaccctagtctaccatcactatccagagccacgaaaacgcgtatgaactaataaattattcaaaggtctaaagtcagcaaaatgtaactacaactGTATGagcaaagaatagatatggaaaGATATGAAaatcggaggtaccaactccagttgcaATGAACCTGGTTGCGGCCGGAAAACACTGAAAGTGAAAAGTAAACATTACGGAAATCCTCAAATAGCAAGTGATTGTTCAAAGAAACTCTCTGAGGATTTTCATCAAACACTTTGTGTGCAAGCCGATAATTCGAATCACGGAGAAAATTCAGAGAGAAGAATCAAGGAAGGAACAGCGGGAGAGGGAGTATATATTTTTTCACTCAGTAATGAGGAAAaagttaattttataaaaaataatttccatcgTAACAAATATACTCTAAAATGTTCTTGAGAAGGATAAAAAGTGGTAGGGACATGGGAGTCAATCCAAAAGTAATAATTTGTAGCAATTAGTCACACGCATGAAGCTAATGAAGAGTGGTTGTACTTTTTAAGTCAAGTGAATTTACCAGAGTCATGGATATAAATACAACCAATATAGTAGTTGAaaaaaagtcatgaaaatcTTTAAAGTCTATGTCTAGTAATGTTTTCAAAACAATAAGTTAAAGGGTAAATATACTTATGACTTATAAGCACAGTTAAGTGATTTAATGAGGTGAGAATACATATTGATTAATCATGATTAAGTATTAAAAATCTACGTACGAAGCCATTTTTTGCATCTCTATTGACTTGATATAAACGTCGAGTACGGGTAAATATTTACCATTACGAAAAGGAACCTCAGAGGCACTTTTATTAAATTCTGAGGGGTATGGtactttttttgttattttaaattttcagtAAGGATGTAGCAAATGCTACCATAAGCATAATATGGTGGGTTAGTTGAacaataattttgaaattcttgCCAATAAACACTTTTTTGGGGGGTAATAGCAACTTGATCATTATCCTATAAGCTTAAtagaattaaagaaaaaagacGAGAAATAACAACATTtagcaaaataaaaatagaatagGTTAATGAAAGAAACAAAGAATAAAGAGCCCTATTATTGGTTAAGACTTAGGTTCATTCCTAAATTATAAATcatctaaatattaaaaaataaatagtatttaattacaagaataaaatatatataaaataataaattatctcttaatttttCAAACTTAACAAGTAAAGTtgacaattatttttaaataatatgcaGGATAAAGTAATGATGGACGGAGTAATTAGGAGAtactaaaatttaatatttgtaaGAAAAAGATATTTATGAACAAAAGGTGCCAACTGTCTttgcttgttttttttttcatggtGTTTGGTATCCGTATTGGAGTCCGACTAAATTTAAATTCGCGTCAAAAAGCTTAAAGCGCTCCCTAAAGGCGATTATGTACCTGAGGGACTCAAATCTGAAACCTTCAATTAAGAATGAGGAAGTACTTACGACTCCACCATAAACATCGTTGATAATTGTCTTTGTTTGTTATGTTACAACACAGCATTGAATAGAGTAGTAATTCACCCCATTTATGGGAGAACCGTAGATGGATACAAACTATTTAGGCAAATAAAGATTGAAGATAACTATTTACCCCTTGTCCCCTTTTTCCTTTGGCCTTATTGCctttttgttcttttatttatttaaattttgtgcATGAcaatgtataaaaaataaaataaaattgtaccaTCGTTAATCTATTTATAAAGAATATGAATTGTTTATAACAAACATGATCTAATAACTTGAAAGATAAAGTAAGATaacttaatataatataatccTACTAACTTACACTTATATATATAGCCTTAAATCCATTAAGTATTACTTTTTTAGTGAACATGAAGAGGGTGGCTGTTGAACAAGTAGATAATAAGAAGCACAAGCTGACCAATTAAATAGACTAATATCAATAGATATAACAAATGttctcatcttttttctttgatatttattaggcataatacataaaatgagaaaaatgtcttttaacttggtctcatttgatatttatattctCCAACTTTGTGTGTTCACAAGTAGgaacttaaacttgtataaaattgaataagtagacacacACGTCCTACGTGACATAATACACATAAGACGTCATGTAGGATGCCAATATGTACATATTTCAATTCTATGcaaatttaaatatctatttgtGTACACCCAAAATTAGAggatataaatatcaaataaaactaaattaaaatattcatgCCTATCTGTGTACCTAATTACAAGTCTCAAGAAATATAAAACCAATTGATGATAAAAGAATCAAAAGATGAAAAACAACACAATTACAATTCTCTCAACTTGTTCTCATCTTTTATTGATGTATATTTCACTCTGTTGACCTAATTACAATTCTCaagaaatatataataaaaaaaaacatatgatGATAAAAGAATCAAAAGGTAGAAAAAAACAACATAATTTCTCTCAACTCTTTGCTTCAATGTTCCTAAGATTCACACGTCGTGCTCAATCAAATAATGGACACTGATTACCAATTCAAATTGTCTCTCAGGCTCAATGGAAAGACAATATTGTTCTACACTTCATCAAGACGAAAATCATGCATTTCCTCCAAAACATCATTTGCCTTTTCCTCAGCCTATCAGCAAAACAACGAATTCAACCTCAGATATCCTTTGAGGTAGTATAGTTCACACAATAACACTAAACAACAAAGAAAAATGAACTCTTTCAAATGCACAGTATAACTTCATAAAAACAACTATAAGCACTGTCCACACtgtaaaaaacaaaaaacaaagagGCAACAGTGCATCTTCAACTGacaaaaaacttgagaaaatttTCACTTTGGGATCAAAGATGAGTTGAGTCCTTTTtctcatcattatcatcatacTTTGGAATCCACCAAACTCTTAGACTTTTATCAAGACTTCCACTATACAACATGAATCCACCCCCTACACTACCTGTTGAAGCTTGTAAACACTTAACAGGTCCTTCATGTCCTTTAATAACACCAAATTTAAACAACCCTCCATTGATTTCCCTTTTCCATATACAAATACTCTTATCAGCTGATCCACTACACAAGAATTCACCCATCATTAAACACATACACAAAACAGCCATTTCATGTGCTTTCACTTCACATATCAGTTTCCAACTATCAAGATTCTTGTTACCTACCCACCCCATCACATACCCATCTGACCCTCCACCATAGACAAAAACCCCATCTTCAGAAACCACCACAGAGTTCAAAGAAACATCTTTATGACCCTCCAAAATACCCTTAAGTGAATGTGTACTACCACCACCACTTTTCCAAGCTTTAATCTTTCCATCAGCTGAAGCTGAATAAACAACCCCATTTTTACTAGCAACTAATCCATTTATAGCATCATCATGAGCTTTAATTGACTCCAAACACTTCAGATCAGAAATTCTCCAAACTTTCAAACTTTTATCCCAGGAACCAGAATAAATGTAACCATTACAAACAGCTAAACAAGAAATGCTGTCAGCATGTTCAATCCATAATTTCTTATGATGTCTTCTTGTCTGAACATAATTACTCTGTTTCATAAAATTCCCAAGATAATCTTTTGTTGTGGGCAATGTATCAATAAACCTGAAAACATTTTCAGATCTTCTCGAAACCTTCCATACACGAATCCTTGAATCTTGATGTGCTGTGAAAACTTTGTTTCCAACAGTGACAAGTGCTTTAACAGAGCCATCCCCTGTTCCAAATTTCGTAAATTGTCGTAAATCAGGCTGTTGCCAAACAATAATATCCTTACCTTGAGAAGCACTGAGGATGAATTCCCCACAAAGGGCTAAACAAGAAACTGTTCCTACATGGCCTGAAAGAACAGCAAGGGATTTGTAAGAGTGGAAACAAGAAATGGGGATTCTTGAAATCTTGAATTGAAGATCTAATAATTGGAAATCTTGAAATCTTCGCGATGTTTCTGGGCTTTCTTCTGATTCACTGCTGCTTGTGCTTTTGCTTGATGATTCGGATAACAATGGAGTTCTGTAGGCTGGTGATGCCATTGAAAGTAAAAGGCCTTTTTTCTTTGATTGAAGCAtaagcttcttttttttgtatatgGAACAGagtgagaagaagaagaagatggtgaTAGAGGAATAGTAAAAGATGAAGCTTAATAAAACGCAGAAATGGTGAGACTTTATAAAGAGAGACGTTATAGATATAGAAATATTAGTATATCAAAGAGACGTTATGGATTTTGTGGGAAGGGAAATTTAGCAAATAACCATcctaataaatttaattaggcTACTTAGTATAGTTTACATATTTACGAGTTGTAGATATAATTTAAGGTGACTCATTTATATAATTTGAGGGTTTGTATAATTGaactatttttgtataaattcaaaataacaaatttatataaaaCACAAACATCTAAACTTTAaacaattatacaaaattacatacaaattttgaattatacaaacgtgtGCATTATACAAACTCGAACTATAATTAATGTTAAATGTTAGTGGTGAATTGTAAATTagttaaactaattaactagtatatatttgcttattcaCTTAATACCATTTGTTGAATATAACTCTCATTCGTTTTTAATTTACGTGACACCATTTGAAATTTCAagattaaaactttaaaactttgattgaaatttcaagattaaaactttaaaactttGATTGTGGCTTCA
This window encodes:
- the LOC129884878 gene encoding protein JINGUBANG, with translation MLQSKKKGLLLSMASPAYRTPLLSESSSKSTSSSESEESPETSRRFQDFQLLDLQFKISRIPISCFHSYKSLAVLSGHVGTVSCLALCGEFILSASQGKDIIVWQQPDLRQFTKFGTGDGSVKALVTVGNKVFTAHQDSRIRVWKVSRRSENVFRFIDTLPTTKDYLGNFMKQSNYVQTRRHHKKLWIEHADSISCLAVCNGYIYSGSWDKSLKVWRISDLKCLESIKAHDDAINGLVASKNGVVYSASADGKIKAWKSGGGSTHSLKGILEGHKDVSLNSVVVSEDGVFVYGGGSDGYVMGWVGNKNLDSWKLICEVKAHEMAVLCMCLMMGEFLCSGSADKSICIWKREINGGLFKFGVIKGHEGPVKCLQASTGSVGGGFMLYSGSLDKSLRVWWIPKYDDNDEKKDSTHL